A genomic stretch from Candidatus Kaelpia aquatica includes:
- a CDS encoding prepilin-type N-terminal cleavage/methylation domain-containing protein yields the protein MRGIIRNKKSFTLIEVIMVIVLMGIFSYGVSLYVLRVVDSWKFLTQRYALEQDSKLALDFMSRDLKEIGVDSSSDPTISFASDDAVTFTNIDSESIAYVYNSNIIYKNSQPLIKNVSSFQVKYYNQSNAEIIPVAGILSAAQIEDIWYLYLRFNAYKGDQSSAFNSYVFPRNFLSR from the coding sequence ATGCGGGGCATAATACGAAATAAAAAGTCGTTTACATTAATAGAGGTAATAATGGTCATCGTTCTTATGGGAATCTTCTCTTACGGTGTTTCGCTCTATGTGCTTAGAGTGGTTGATTCTTGGAAATTTTTAACTCAGAGATATGCATTAGAGCAGGACTCTAAGTTAGCGCTTGATTTTATGAGTCGGGATTTAAAAGAGATAGGCGTAGACTCATCATCCGATCCTACTATAAGCTTTGCTTCAGATGATGCTGTAACCTTTACAAATATTGATTCAGAGAGCATTGCTTATGTATATAACAGTAATATTATCTATAAAAACTCTCAGCCCCTAATTAAGAATGTTAGTAGTTTCCAGGTAAAGTATTACAACCAGAGCAATGCCGAGATTATTCCTGTTGCTGGAATTCTATCTGCTGCACAGATTGAAGATATCTGGTATTTATACTTAAGATTTAATGCTTATAAAGGTGATCAGAGCAGTGCTTTTAACTCTTATGTCTTTCCGAGAAACTTTTTATCTAGATGA
- a CDS encoding tRNA (adenine-N1)-methyltransferase has protein sequence MSFKKNELVIVRDDKNKTYLQKLDSKGRFQSHVGIVHHKDMIGKEEGEVFLTSTNREVSVFYPTLNDFIHKMGRKTAIIHPKDIGIILFLADIKPGDRIVEAGTGSGALLLALSRYVGKKGHIYSYDNRSELQDVARKNLEKFYNKFPSNVTLKQQDISNVIDEDNLDAIVLDFSQPWEVIPEAVKSLRRGGSFSSYIPTIIQAERFVKELEATESFLDIEIVEVLLRPWQIKGYSVRPQHRMVGHTGFMVFARFKGSPNIKK, from the coding sequence ATGAGTTTCAAGAAAAATGAACTTGTCATAGTAAGGGATGATAAAAACAAAACCTATCTTCAAAAATTAGATTCTAAAGGAAGGTTTCAATCTCATGTAGGAATAGTCCATCACAAGGATATGATTGGGAAGGAAGAGGGGGAGGTATTTTTAACATCTACAAATAGAGAGGTCTCCGTATTCTATCCTACCTTAAATGATTTTATACACAAGATGGGCAGAAAGACAGCCATAATACACCCTAAAGATATAGGGATTATACTCTTTTTAGCGGATATAAAGCCTGGAGACAGGATTGTTGAAGCAGGGACAGGCTCTGGGGCATTACTCTTAGCGTTGAGTCGTTATGTGGGTAAAAAAGGGCATATATACTCATATGACAACCGTTCTGAATTGCAGGATGTTGCACGGAAAAATTTAGAGAAGTTTTATAATAAATTCCCCAGCAATGTAACCTTAAAACAGCAGGATATTTCTAATGTGATAGACGAGGATAATCTGGATGCTATAGTGCTGGACTTCTCTCAACCCTGGGAGGTTATACCTGAGGCGGTTAAATCTTTACGAAGAGGAGGGAGTTTCTCTTCCTACATACCGACCATTATTCAAGCCGAGAGGTTTGTTAAAGAACTAGAAGCAACTGAATCGTTTCTAGATATAGAGATAGTTGAGGTGCTGCTTAGGCCTTGGCAGATAAAGGGCTATAGCGTTAGACCTCAACATAGAATGGTAGGCCATACAGGGTTTATGGTATTTGCTAGATTTAAGGGTTCTCCAAATATTAAAAAATAG
- a CDS encoding glycosyltransferase family 2 protein, translating to MKISFVIPVYNEEENIPILYEELKGLINSAAIESEIIFIDDGSTDNSLDIIKSIKREDQTVEVLSFEKNYGQSSALKVGFDRASGDIVVTMDSDLQNDPTEILKLLPYLEKGYDVVSGWRKNRADSFKKKFASKIANSIRNKIIKDDIKDTGCMLKVYRRDVLAKIEMFRGFHRFLPSLLKLHGASVIEVEVNHRKRKFGKSKYGIKNRMLKSLVDTFIVLWMKKNYIKPHIKEEL from the coding sequence ATGAAGATTTCATTTGTAATCCCGGTATATAATGAAGAAGAGAACATCCCGATTCTCTATGAAGAGCTTAAAGGCCTCATCAACTCTGCTGCCATTGAGTCTGAGATTATCTTTATAGATGATGGTTCTACTGATAATAGCTTGGATATTATCAAAAGTATAAAAAGAGAAGACCAGACTGTTGAGGTTCTGTCTTTTGAAAAGAACTATGGGCAATCCAGCGCTTTAAAGGTCGGTTTTGACAGGGCCAGTGGTGATATTGTAGTAACTATGGATTCAGATTTGCAGAATGATCCTACTGAAATTCTAAAACTGCTTCCTTATCTTGAAAAAGGTTATGATGTTGTTTCAGGGTGGAGAAAAAATAGAGCGGACTCTTTTAAAAAGAAGTTTGCGTCAAAGATAGCAAATAGCATAAGAAACAAAATTATAAAAGATGATATTAAAGATACAGGCTGCATGCTTAAAGTATATAGAAGGGATGTTTTGGCTAAGATAGAGATGTTTCGCGGTTTTCACAGATTCCTCCCCTCCCTGCTTAAACTCCATGGAGCATCTGTTATAGAGGTTGAGGTCAATCATAGAAAGAGAAAATTCGGTAAGAGTAAATATGGGATAAAAAACAGGATGCTTAAATCTTTAGTAGATACATTTATTGTTCTCTGGATGAAAAAAAATTATATTAAACCTCATATTAAGGAGGAGTTATGA
- a CDS encoding prepilin-type N-terminal cleavage/methylation domain-containing protein — protein sequence MRRNKGFTLIELIMLISILGFVVLISVPNIDSYLDARIYSCAQKISSDIRYTQYLSIAEHRRYGVEFNVSANYYQVYEVDTGTLAIDPYSRAGMSLDLDTTEEYKGVSISSVNIDSSNELRFSSLGEPLDSSGNDLSAVSTIVLNYRGRSKTITVYPVTGWVEVQ from the coding sequence ATGCGAAGGAATAAGGGCTTTACTTTAATTGAGCTTATAATGCTTATCTCAATTTTAGGTTTTGTAGTGCTGATATCTGTGCCTAATATTGATTCTTATTTGGATGCTAGAATATATTCCTGTGCCCAAAAGATAAGTTCTGACATAAGATACACCCAATATCTCTCTATAGCAGAACATAGGCGCTATGGGGTTGAATTTAATGTTTCAGCCAATTATTATCAAGTCTATGAGGTTGATACAGGTACTTTAGCTATAGACCCTTATAGCCGGGCAGGTATGAGCTTGGATTTAGATACAACAGAAGAGTATAAAGGTGTCAGCATAAGCTCAGTAAATATAGATTCTTCAAACGAGCTAAGGTTCTCATCTTTAGGTGAGCCCTTAGATTCATCCGGCAATGATTTATCGGCAGTAAGTACGATAGTTTTAAATTATAGGGGTAGGTCTAAGACGATCACAGTATATCCTGTAACAGGGTGGGTGGAGGTCCAATGA
- a CDS encoding ATP-binding protein: protein MAEILTNPFTPQSGLEPRILGGREQLVKDFSSLLQKRKEREYFHLLLLGEWGRGKTSLLKYYKKISQNESCKAAYTSLAKSGPRDSYRDVLSSIVEEITFGLGLDIDLSSFQNRSKNAAISLVEALKSIFKGSNSQMLVVLVDDIQNISEMPKVLDLLRIALSNEDLIKETNILFVLASTPSGWTDFLKRYDPIGRFFRKKQILDKLPKDSLMATVKNTLNGTGVIFESSIMDNCWDYSEGHPYELQLLANHLYDNQIKGVVSKECWEVSLLNTLKDLGIEYFSSLYDKASEREKELLHIFAEKGDYLSLTQLKDIIIFEEKIKNYPVSNIKNFVYRLVDKNLILRRDDKKYRILDRMFAEYILRFR from the coding sequence ATGGCTGAAATATTGACCAATCCTTTTACTCCGCAATCAGGTCTTGAGCCAAGGATTTTAGGCGGGAGAGAGCAGCTGGTTAAAGATTTCTCCAGCCTCTTGCAGAAAAGAAAAGAGAGAGAGTATTTCCATCTACTGCTTTTAGGAGAATGGGGAAGGGGTAAGACATCTCTTCTTAAATATTACAAGAAAATCTCTCAGAATGAATCTTGTAAGGCAGCATATACCTCTTTAGCCAAGAGCGGTCCTAGAGATTCTTACAGGGATGTCCTGTCGTCAATTGTCGAGGAGATAACTTTCGGCCTCGGCCTAGATATAGACCTCTCTTCTTTTCAAAATAGATCAAAGAATGCAGCCATCTCACTTGTTGAAGCGTTAAAGAGTATATTTAAAGGTTCAAACTCTCAGATGTTGGTGGTTTTGGTCGATGATATTCAGAATATATCTGAGATGCCTAAGGTCTTAGATCTCCTAAGGATTGCTCTCTCAAATGAAGATTTGATAAAAGAGACCAATATTCTTTTTGTGCTTGCCTCAACCCCCTCGGGCTGGACGGATTTTTTAAAAAGATATGATCCTATAGGCAGATTTTTTAGAAAGAAACAGATATTGGATAAACTCCCAAAAGATAGCCTGATGGCTACAGTGAAGAACACTCTTAATGGTACAGGGGTTATCTTTGAAAGCAGTATTATGGATAATTGTTGGGATTACTCCGAAGGCCATCCTTATGAGCTGCAGCTCTTGGCAAACCATCTTTATGATAATCAGATAAAAGGGGTTGTAAGTAAAGAGTGCTGGGAGGTTTCACTGCTCAACACATTAAAGGATCTTGGTATTGAATATTTTTCTTCACTCTATGATAAAGCCAGCGAGAGAGAGAAAGAATTACTTCATATATTTGCAGAGAAGGGAGACTACCTTAGTCTCACTCAACTAAAAGATATAATCATTTTTGAAGAGAAGATAAAAAACTACCCTGTCTCTAATATTAAAAATTTCGTCTATAGATTGGTCGATAAGAACCTTATTTTGCGGCGGGATGATAAAAAATATAGAATCTTAGATAGGATGTTTGCAGAATATATTTTAAGATTTAGATAA
- a CDS encoding glycosyltransferase family 9 protein, whose product MKILIITLSNIGDAVLTTGVLEALKAKFPNLVLDIVVDERAQGVFSCDDRVNRIHLYKKSLSFLDKFRFFISLRKQNYDLVVDLKNIFASFLISFHSLKSKKVKAHAYLKHNMALRELFSKEELGIFKPKVLWSDKEREHIDSFGLNKYLVISATAKSFTKSWPLKHYKALIALLLMKYPDLDIVLTGNDQEKSVLEELVLDGRVKNLGAKTTIPQLACLIAGAEIVITNDSASLHLSSSSNRPTVAIFGPTPAVKYGPLADNSALIKRSYSCSPCEKAQCIFSDKRCLESIKPYYVLNIIEKILDGKKRDGSNEYNRILLSRTDRMGDLLLTTPAIEAVRNKFPNAYICFLSNSKTVALLKDNPYIDEVIGLDKDKNHKGILGFLRLLREIRERKFDLSVHLHPTNRNHLLSFLGSIPKRVGYDSKLGLLNNMRVEHKKQEGEKSEAEYNFDLLRKIGIDKISLNQFIVPDRGALEWVDRELQSKNITRFAVIHPGASCKSKLWDLENFIELSKRIKLKNNLEVIFILGPDDEELRDRLNQHPEISPYLYYNITLERSVALISRASLMISNDSGPMHIADSLDKPLIVIFGRNQAGLSYKRWGPLGEHAKVIYEDSGCKECLAHNCKKGFICLKNIAVDRVYGQFVKMISEVQI is encoded by the coding sequence GTGAAGATACTTATTATAACCTTAAGCAATATAGGCGATGCTGTCTTAACAACAGGAGTGTTAGAAGCTTTAAAAGCCAAATTTCCTAACCTTGTTTTAGATATCGTGGTTGATGAGAGAGCTCAGGGCGTATTCTCTTGTGATGATAGAGTCAACCGGATTCACCTATACAAGAAGAGCCTCTCTTTCTTAGATAAGTTTAGATTTTTTATAAGTTTGAGAAAACAGAATTATGATTTAGTTGTAGATTTAAAGAATATCTTCGCATCTTTTTTAATATCGTTTCACTCTTTAAAGAGCAAGAAAGTCAAGGCTCATGCATATCTTAAGCATAACATGGCTTTAAGAGAGCTTTTCAGCAAAGAAGAGCTCGGTATCTTTAAGCCTAAAGTTTTATGGAGCGATAAAGAGAGAGAGCATATAGATTCATTTGGGCTCAATAAGTATCTAGTGATCTCTGCTACTGCAAAGAGTTTTACCAAGTCTTGGCCTCTAAAGCATTACAAGGCTTTAATAGCACTTCTCCTGATGAAATATCCCGATTTAGACATTGTCTTAACAGGCAACGACCAGGAGAAGAGTGTCTTAGAAGAGTTGGTCCTAGATGGCAGGGTTAAGAACCTTGGAGCTAAGACTACTATACCCCAGTTAGCCTGTTTAATAGCAGGGGCAGAGATAGTTATAACAAATGACAGCGCATCTCTACATCTGTCTTCAAGCTCAAATAGACCTACGGTTGCAATATTTGGCCCTACACCTGCGGTTAAATATGGGCCATTAGCAGATAATTCAGCTCTTATTAAGAGAAGCTATTCTTGTTCGCCTTGTGAGAAGGCTCAATGCATCTTTTCCGACAAGAGATGCCTGGAGTCTATTAAACCGTACTATGTTTTAAATATTATCGAGAAGATACTGGATGGTAAGAAAAGGGATGGGAGCAATGAATATAACAGGATTCTTCTTAGTCGTACAGATAGGATGGGAGACTTACTGCTTACTACTCCGGCCATTGAGGCGGTACGAAATAAATTTCCCAATGCATACATCTGTTTTCTCTCTAACTCTAAGACGGTAGCGCTTTTAAAAGACAATCCTTATATCGATGAAGTAATTGGTTTAGATAAAGATAAAAATCATAAAGGTATCTTAGGGTTTTTAAGATTGCTTAGAGAGATCAGAGAGAGGAAGTTTGATCTATCTGTACATCTCCATCCTACAAATAGAAATCATTTGCTCTCTTTTCTCGGGAGTATTCCAAAAAGAGTGGGCTATGATTCTAAGCTGGGCTTACTTAATAATATGAGGGTTGAACATAAGAAGCAGGAAGGTGAGAAGTCAGAAGCAGAATATAATTTCGATCTTCTTAGAAAAATAGGTATTGATAAGATATCTTTAAATCAGTTTATAGTTCCAGATAGAGGTGCTTTAGAGTGGGTAGATAGAGAGCTTCAAAGTAAAAATATAACCCGCTTTGCTGTTATCCACCCCGGGGCATCTTGTAAATCAAAACTTTGGGATTTAGAAAATTTCATAGAACTTTCAAAAAGAATAAAGCTCAAAAACAACTTAGAGGTTATATTTATATTAGGTCCTGACGATGAAGAACTAAGAGATAGATTGAATCAGCATCCAGAGATTAGTCCCTATCTTTATTACAACATTACTTTAGAGAGATCGGTGGCTTTAATATCAAGGGCTTCTCTTATGATATCCAATGATTCAGGTCCTATGCATATAGCCGATAGCCTAGACAAGCCTCTGATTGTGATATTTGGAAGAAATCAAGCCGGGCTATCGTATAAGCGCTGGGGTCCTTTGGGAGAGCATGCTAAAGTAATATATGAAGATTCAGGATGTAAGGAATGCCTTGCTCATAACTGCAAAAAAGGTTTTATCTGTCTTAAGAATATTGCAGTCGATAGAGTCTATGGTCAGTTTGTAAAGATGATAAGTGAGGTCCAGATATAA
- a CDS encoding glycosyltransferase family 39 protein, translating into MKTIGLVLISAFILFFLLGHLSLIDPDEGRYAESAREMMASNQYLIPLLNSAPRVNKPILFYWTIVASYKIFGVNEFAARFPSALSGLALILGLYFFIKREKNKNSFIPTLILLSFPAFLISSRIAITDMLFTAFIVFSIFAFWRSLSNKKFILLSFIFAGLSLATKGPVGVILIFLSVSIFSIIEKDSHYLRRFLNPWGIMLMFLIGGFWYLILFLKIGQVEFLELIRQETLGRFQGGFVHREPFYYYIPLIFIGSLPWILFLFGLRKSDLTIKLNRFLISYIFTAVIFFSLCKSKLPTYILSIFPPLAVVLSNSVERAWEKRTRVGLFFFFMLAAVSFALRFIVSDFIDVGLDIPFKNIALIIFLIALPLLILHRRKLKTQFPYLSLAPTLIYFYLLIAYGDAFSNYRSTENLFKGRDLDVEVIYTWKFFKPSILFYSKSQVKEIKEIENFKGSDIIIPKEELSFLKERLPALDIISETDKYYLIKVQKLQK; encoded by the coding sequence GTGAAAACAATAGGCCTTGTTTTAATCTCTGCATTTATTCTCTTTTTTTTATTGGGCCACCTCTCTTTGATAGACCCCGATGAGGGTCGTTATGCAGAGTCTGCCCGAGAGATGATGGCTTCGAATCAATACCTTATCCCTCTTCTTAACTCAGCTCCGCGGGTTAACAAGCCGATTCTTTTCTATTGGACTATTGTGGCATCTTATAAGATATTCGGTGTCAATGAGTTTGCAGCTCGTTTTCCATCGGCGCTATCTGGATTGGCTTTGATTTTAGGATTGTATTTTTTTATAAAAAGAGAGAAAAATAAAAATTCTTTTATTCCAACCTTAATCTTACTTAGCTTTCCTGCTTTCTTAATAAGTTCGCGCATTGCTATAACAGACATGCTTTTCACGGCTTTTATTGTTTTTTCTATCTTTGCTTTTTGGCGCAGCTTGAGCAACAAGAAGTTTATACTGCTATCTTTTATTTTTGCTGGTCTGTCTTTGGCTACCAAAGGACCTGTAGGGGTGATCTTAATATTTTTATCTGTCTCGATCTTCTCTATTATCGAAAAAGATTCACATTATTTAAGGAGATTTTTAAATCCTTGGGGTATTATGCTCATGTTTTTAATAGGCGGGTTTTGGTATTTGATTCTTTTTTTAAAAATAGGCCAAGTTGAGTTTTTAGAGCTCATAAGACAAGAGACTCTGGGAAGATTTCAAGGAGGTTTTGTACATAGAGAGCCTTTTTATTATTATATTCCTTTAATATTTATAGGGTCTCTACCTTGGATACTATTCTTATTTGGTTTAAGAAAGTCTGATTTAACAATTAAGTTGAATAGGTTTTTAATAAGCTATATTTTTACAGCAGTTATATTTTTTAGCCTCTGCAAGAGTAAGCTTCCAACCTATATTCTATCTATCTTTCCGCCATTAGCCGTAGTGCTTAGTAATAGCGTAGAGAGAGCTTGGGAGAAGAGGACAAGAGTTGGATTGTTCTTCTTTTTTATGCTAGCGGCTGTCAGCTTTGCTCTTAGATTTATAGTCTCAGATTTCATAGATGTTGGGTTAGATATACCTTTTAAAAACATAGCTTTGATAATATTTCTCATAGCTCTTCCTCTGTTGATATTGCATAGGAGAAAGCTCAAAACCCAGTTTCCATATCTTTCTCTAGCGCCTACCTTGATATACTTCTATCTTTTGATAGCTTACGGAGATGCATTCTCCAATTACCGCTCGACCGAGAATCTCTTTAAAGGCAGAGACTTAGATGTCGAGGTTATCTACACTTGGAAGTTCTTTAAGCCCAGCATTCTCTTTTATTCTAAATCTCAAGTAAAGGAGATAAAAGAAATAGAAAATTTTAAAGGCAGCGATATCATAATCCCTAAGGAGGAGCTCTCTTTTTTGAAGGAGAGGCTGCCTGCTCTTGATATAATATCTGAGACAGATAAATATTATTTGATTAAGGTACAAAAGTTACAAAAATAG
- a CDS encoding lipid-A-disaccharide synthase N-terminal domain-containing protein gives MNTNLWLLVGFLGQIMFSMRFLIQWLASEKRKKSIVPVSFWYFSIAGGVLLLSYSIFRKDPVFMLGQSVGVIIYSRNLYLIHKKHQVD, from the coding sequence ATGAATACAAATCTCTGGCTTCTAGTGGGTTTTTTGGGGCAGATAATGTTCTCTATGCGTTTTTTAATTCAATGGCTTGCGTCTGAGAAGAGGAAGAAGAGTATAGTCCCAGTATCGTTTTGGTATTTTAGCATAGCAGGAGGCGTATTGCTTTTAAGTTATTCTATATTTCGCAAAGATCCTGTTTTTATGTTAGGGCAGTCAGTAGGCGTGATTATATACTCGCGTAATCTTTATTTAATACATAAGAAACATCAAGTTGATTAA
- a CDS encoding ATP-binding protein gives MNCKICGNEASLKLKSHNLKLCEEDFRVFLDRQFRRAVADMEMFSRQEPVLVAVSGGKDSLLCWHLINKLAYKSEGIFLDLGIEGFSSASKNKISNFAKERGLKFKVLKIEELTGFDIRTMLKKKRFCSVCGMIKRYWLNRYAYENGFSVIATGHNLDDESATLLGNILRWQLGYIRRQYPRLDAVGSKLISRVKPLYKMSEYEIKTYADLEGIDYLSDSCPFKKGNTQDVYKEALDLIEEHSPGTKSSFLFQFLDKKKDIFERDEGLCLNECSRCGMLTTQEVCSYCKLIEKEKARYEFQEK, from the coding sequence ATGAATTGTAAAATTTGCGGTAATGAAGCTTCGCTTAAATTAAAGAGTCATAATTTAAAACTTTGTGAAGAGGATTTTAGGGTTTTTCTGGATAGACAATTTAGGCGGGCGGTAGCAGATATGGAGATGTTTAGTAGGCAGGAGCCTGTCCTTGTTGCTGTTTCAGGCGGTAAAGATTCACTACTTTGCTGGCATCTTATTAATAAGCTGGCCTATAAGAGCGAGGGTATTTTTTTAGACCTAGGCATAGAGGGTTTCTCCAGTGCCAGTAAGAATAAGATTTCTAACTTTGCAAAAGAGAGAGGGCTTAAGTTTAAGGTACTAAAGATTGAAGAGTTAACAGGGTTTGACATAAGAACGATGTTGAAAAAGAAGAGATTCTGTTCAGTATGCGGGATGATTAAAAGATACTGGCTGAATAGATATGCTTATGAGAACGGTTTTTCAGTCATAGCTACAGGGCATAATTTAGACGATGAGAGTGCAACCCTGCTTGGTAATATATTACGTTGGCAGCTAGGCTATATTAGGAGGCAGTATCCCAGGCTTGATGCAGTAGGTTCTAAGCTTATCAGCCGAGTAAAGCCGCTATATAAAATGAGTGAATATGAGATAAAGACCTATGCTGACCTAGAAGGCATAGATTACCTTAGTGATAGCTGTCCGTTTAAAAAAGGCAATACTCAGGACGTATATAAAGAGGCTCTTGATTTGATAGAAGAACATTCTCCAGGTACAAAGAGTAGTTTTCTATTTCAGTTTTTGGATAAAAAGAAAGATATATTTGAGAGAGATGAGGGGCTCTGTCTAAATGAATGCTCTAGGTGCGGTATGTTGACAACTCAAGAGGTCTGTTCATATTGTAAATTAATAGAAAAGGAGAAAGCTAGATATGAGTTTCAAGAAAAATGA
- a CDS encoding DUF3108 domain-containing protein — MAMQSPAIYSREWQEKDIVIPRSEVADFAHEEHLYKIRWLGLIVAEAEFKNLGLEEYNGVECYHIVITMRTHKVLNFIFKVKDEFHSYIDSKSLKPLAYIVKRREGGYRSESETIFDYKNNKLIYHSLLDDSKKEIDLEPDYYDFFSCFYKFRTSDFDKGLHSFKAIQRAKIWQIDIEVVKKGLLELRGHGTPDVVLVNIKASSGQEKARGEAWIWFSGDKKKVPLLAQFNINIPVVGTVRAALEK; from the coding sequence ATGGCTATGCAGTCACCTGCTATCTACAGCAGAGAGTGGCAAGAAAAAGATATTGTTATACCAAGAAGTGAAGTGGCCGATTTTGCTCATGAGGAGCATCTCTATAAGATTCGCTGGCTTGGATTGATTGTTGCCGAGGCTGAATTTAAGAATCTAGGGTTAGAAGAATACAATGGAGTTGAATGCTATCATATAGTTATAACAATGCGGACGCATAAGGTTTTAAACTTTATATTTAAAGTTAAAGATGAGTTCCATTCTTATATCGATAGCAAGAGCTTAAAACCTTTGGCCTATATAGTCAAAAGAAGAGAGGGCGGGTATCGTTCTGAATCAGAGACAATATTTGATTATAAGAATAATAAGTTAATATACCACTCTCTCCTTGATGATTCTAAGAAAGAGATAGATCTAGAGCCTGACTATTATGATTTTTTCAGCTGCTTCTATAAATTTAGAACCTCTGATTTTGATAAAGGCCTCCATAGCTTTAAAGCGATTCAAAGAGCAAAAATATGGCAGATAGATATTGAAGTTGTGAAGAAGGGGCTTCTCGAGCTACGCGGGCATGGTACTCCAGATGTTGTTTTAGTCAATATTAAAGCATCGAGTGGACAAGAGAAGGCAAGAGGAGAGGCCTGGATCTGGTTCTCCGGTGATAAAAAGAAAGTCCCGCTCTTGGCTCAGTTCAACATCAATATCCCTGTTGTGGGGACTGTAAGGGCGGCTTTAGAGAAATAA